The following are encoded together in the Panicum virgatum strain AP13 chromosome 6K, P.virgatum_v5, whole genome shotgun sequence genome:
- the LOC120713269 gene encoding uncharacterized protein LOC120713269 yields the protein MYALLTKKTEEKDQKAKEKQMDRDGIDLDPSEDESCGEENSDHRNQVLALKQKPAKGSNSTVVGGSTIDNFFKPPSVEESVQMMRKGISLKNKVQTSLTTQKREERRDRACEYICQFFYEASIPHNTVTLPSFDHMLEAIGEFGRGLRGPSPYEMSGPFLQKRKKKVLDGFKNHKESWELTGCTVMTDAWTDRKGRGVMNLVVHSAHGVCFVDSVDYSGERKDGKYIFNLVDNCIEDIGEENVVQVVTDNASVNTTAASLLIAKRPSIFWNGCAAHCIDLMLEDIGKLGPVEQTITNARHVTVFLYAHTRVLDLMRKFLKKDLVRSGITRFATAYLNLRSLLDNKKELTRLFRSNELNDLGNYLKKDKGKKANKVIRSEAFWKNVDMAVNFFEPLANVLRRMDSDVPAMGFFHGLMLEAKKEISERFDNDESRFKVAWDIIDKRWDSKLKTPLHLAGYYLNPYFYYPKKSEIEHDGSYRAGVIACITKMVDDEEIQDNIIEELNMYQDQQGTFGHEIAIRQRRNKNFNLDEEENLI from the coding sequence ATGTATGCTCTTCTTACAAAGAAGACAGAAGAAAAGGATCAGAAAGCCAAGGAGAAGCAAATGGATAGAGATGGCATTGACTTAGATCCCTCAGAAGATGAAAGTTGTGGTGAAGAAAATTCAGATCATAGGAATCAAGTTCTTGCACTGAAGCAAAAGCCAGCAAAAGGATCTAATAGCACAGTGGTTGGTGGTAGCACTATTGATAATTTCTTCAAACCTCCTTCTGTAGAAGAATCTGTTCAGATGATGCGAAAGGGAATTAGCctcaaaaacaaggttcagacATCCTTGACGACTcagaaaagagaagagagaagggaCAGAGCTTGTGAATATATATGTCAGTTTTTCTATGAAGCTAGCATTCCACACAACACAGTCACCCTTCCTAGCTTTGACCACATGCTTGAGGCCATTGGAGAATTTGGCAGAGGTTTGAGAGGGCCTAGTCCTTATGAGATGAGTGGACCATTTCTgcaaaaaaggaagaaaaaggtgTTGGATGGTTTCAAGAACCACAAGGAATCATGGGAGCTCACTGGATGCACAGTTATGACAGATGCATGGACAGATAGAAAGGGTAGGGGAGTGATGAATTTAGTTGTGCATAGTGCTCATGGGGTCTGTTTTGTGGATTCAGTGGACTATTCAGGTGAGAGAAAAGATGGAAAATACATATTTAACCTTGTGGACAACTGCATAGAAGATATCGGAGAGGAAAATGTTGTCCAAGTGGTGACAGACAATGCTAGCGTCAATACAACAGCGGCAAGTTTATTGATAGCAAAGAGGCCCTCAATTTTTTGGAATGGATGTGCTGCTCACTGCATAGATCTCATGTTGGAGGATATTGGGAAGCTTGGACCAGTGGAGCAAACTATTACCAATGCAAGGCATGTGACTGTATTCTTGTATGCTCATACTAGGGTGTTGGATTTGATGAGGAAGTTTCTTAAAAAAGACTTAGTTCGCTCTGGAATTACTCGGTTTGCCACTGCTTACCTGAATCTAAGAAGCTTGCTAGACAACAAGAAAGAGTTGACAAGGTTGTTTAGATCAAATGAACTCAATGACTTGGGCAATTACTTAAAGAAGGACAAGGGGAAGAAAGCCAACAAAGTAATCAGATCTGAAGCCTTTTGGAAAAATGTTGATATGGCTGTTAATTTCTTTGAGCCTTTGGCTAACGTGCTGAGAAGAATGGATAGTGATGTGCCAGCAATGGGCTTCTTCCATGGATTGATGCTTGAGGCAAAGAAAGAAATTTCTGAGAGGTTTGACAACGATGAGAGTCGTTTTAAAGTTGCTTGGGATATCATCGATAAAAGGTGGGACAGCAAGCTTAAGACTCCACTACACTTGGCTGGGTATTATTTGAATCCTTACTTCTATTACCCAAAGAAGTCAGAGATTGAGCATGATGGATCCTATAGAGCAGGAGTGATTGCATGCATTACAAAGATGGTtgatgatgaagaaatccaagatAATATAATTGAAGAACTAAACATGTATCAGGATCAGCAAGGGACATTTGGACATGAAATTGCCATAAGGCAGAGGAGAAACAAGAACTTCAATCTAGATGAAGAAGAGAATCTAATATGA